In the genome of Nitrospira japonica, one region contains:
- a CDS encoding metallophosphoesterase family protein: MGAQHGTVRIAAVGDLHCPRTSEEELRGLFHRLPEEADILLLCGDLTEFGRVEEARRLGEHLAALRPLPILAVLGNHEFESGQQEEVSRVLTDQGVTILDGTAVEVHGIGFAGVKGFCGGFGERALQPWGESILKHFVRESVDETLKLESALAKLRAPSRVVVTHYAPVAETVRGEPPEIFPFLGSSRLEEPVNRYGASVLFHGHAHHGSLEGRTMGGVPVYNVAFPLLRRHFPDGRAVRILTLPVSSETPNAGREDFHAVQRNA; encoded by the coding sequence ATGGGGGCCCAGCACGGTACGGTTCGCATCGCCGCTGTGGGAGACCTCCATTGTCCCCGCACGTCCGAAGAAGAACTGCGCGGACTCTTTCACCGGCTCCCGGAGGAGGCCGACATCTTATTGCTCTGCGGCGATCTGACGGAATTCGGGCGGGTGGAGGAGGCGCGCCGGCTGGGAGAGCATCTGGCGGCATTGCGGCCGTTGCCGATCCTGGCGGTCCTCGGAAACCATGAATTCGAGTCCGGACAGCAGGAAGAGGTGTCACGCGTACTGACGGATCAGGGCGTGACCATCCTCGACGGCACGGCGGTCGAAGTACACGGGATCGGCTTCGCCGGCGTGAAGGGATTCTGCGGAGGGTTCGGGGAGCGGGCCCTGCAGCCATGGGGTGAAAGCATACTGAAACACTTCGTCCGCGAGTCCGTGGACGAAACCCTGAAGCTGGAATCGGCGTTGGCCAAATTGCGAGCCCCGTCGCGCGTCGTAGTGACGCATTACGCGCCGGTCGCGGAGACGGTCCGGGGAGAACCGCCCGAGATCTTTCCGTTCTTGGGTTCGAGCCGCCTCGAAGAACCGGTCAACCGGTATGGCGCAAGCGTGCTGTTTCATGGCCATGCGCATCACGGGAGCCTGGAGGGTCGAACAATGGGAGGAGTGCCGGTCTACAACGTGGCGTTTCCGCTGCTGCGCCGACATTTTCCCGATGGACGGGCGGTCCGCATTCTCACGCTGCCTGTCTCGTCCGAGACGCCTAACGCAGGCAGGGAGGACTTTCATGCAGTCCAACGGAATGCTTGA
- a CDS encoding YtxH domain-containing protein has product MRNGDYEYYEDDATGWSAFIAGALIGAGVALLFAPQTGSELRGMLRNYASRAKDEAMEKGRAAWDTAVERGREYYEQGQEAVQEAGRTAKEYAQSGKEALREARESSHNRG; this is encoded by the coding sequence ATGCGCAATGGCGATTACGAGTACTACGAAGACGACGCGACCGGTTGGTCCGCTTTCATCGCGGGAGCATTGATCGGAGCCGGGGTAGCGCTGCTATTCGCACCGCAGACCGGATCCGAGTTGCGCGGCATGCTGCGAAACTATGCCTCGCGGGCGAAGGACGAGGCGATGGAAAAAGGCAGGGCTGCATGGGATACGGCGGTCGAGCGCGGCCGAGAATATTATGAGCAAGGACAAGAGGCCGTGCAGGAAGCGGGCAGGACCGCGAAGGAGTACGCCCAAAGCGGTAAAGAAGCGCTTCGTGAAGCGAGGGAATCCTCGCACAATCGGGGATGA
- a CDS encoding glycosyltransferase family 4 protein → MKIAQISPLWESVPPKLYGGTERIVSYLTEELVRQGHEVTLFASGDSKTKAKLQSFCPHALRLHTGLVNRDAPLVLQLERALGAASAEFDVVHSHLDFLGFPMSRRAHVPVVTTMHGRLDLPELGPIFQEYAEMPVVSISNAQRTPLPGANWADTVYHGIPADLYRPHDRPGSYLAFLGRISPEKCPDQAIELAKRVGMPLRIAAKVDPADQDYFKQKIERLLNHPLIEYVGEINDAEKDDFLGHAAALVCPYDWPEPFGLVLIEAMACGTPVLAYRRGSIPEVIDHEVTGFVCDNLDEMVAAVPRIASIDRRRCRQVFESRFTVERMVHNYVALYERMIAQPVRTKPHAHVRAGEHGLVGAGTTLTKTDAA, encoded by the coding sequence ATGAAGATTGCGCAGATTTCTCCGCTCTGGGAAAGTGTACCGCCAAAACTTTACGGAGGCACCGAACGGATCGTTTCCTATTTGACGGAAGAATTGGTCCGCCAGGGCCACGAGGTGACGCTCTTCGCAAGCGGGGATTCCAAGACCAAGGCGAAACTACAGTCCTTCTGTCCCCATGCCTTACGGTTGCATACCGGCCTGGTGAACCGGGACGCGCCGCTGGTGCTCCAACTCGAACGGGCTCTGGGAGCCGCCTCGGCTGAATTCGACGTCGTGCATTCGCATCTCGACTTCCTGGGATTCCCGATGAGCCGGCGTGCGCACGTGCCCGTCGTCACGACCATGCACGGGCGACTGGACCTGCCGGAACTCGGCCCGATTTTCCAGGAGTACGCCGAGATGCCGGTGGTCTCCATTTCCAACGCGCAACGGACTCCCTTGCCCGGTGCGAATTGGGCGGATACCGTCTATCACGGCATTCCGGCCGATCTGTATCGGCCTCACGACCGGCCCGGTTCCTACCTTGCGTTCCTCGGGCGCATTTCTCCCGAAAAATGCCCGGATCAAGCCATCGAATTGGCCAAGCGCGTCGGTATGCCGCTGCGAATCGCCGCCAAGGTCGATCCGGCCGACCAAGATTATTTCAAGCAAAAGATCGAACGGTTGCTCAACCATCCGCTGATCGAATATGTGGGCGAGATCAACGATGCGGAGAAAGATGATTTCCTCGGCCATGCAGCGGCGCTGGTCTGTCCCTACGATTGGCCGGAACCCTTCGGCCTCGTCCTGATCGAAGCCATGGCCTGCGGAACGCCCGTTCTGGCCTATCGACGCGGATCCATTCCTGAGGTCATCGACCATGAGGTGACGGGATTCGTCTGCGACAACCTGGACGAGATGGTCGCGGCAGTTCCCCGCATTGCATCGATCGACCGCCGGCGGTGCCGCCAAGTGTTCGAATCGCGTTTTACCGTCGAGCGCATGGTGCACAATTACGTGGCGCTGTACGAGCGGATGATTGCGCAACCGGTTCGGACGAAGCCGCATGCGCACGTCCGGGCCGGCGAGCATGGGCTGGTGGGGGCTGGAACGACATTGACGAAGACGGACGCGGCGTAG
- the ligD gene encoding DNA ligase D, translating into MKRGNVARQLQRYRLKRDFVRTPEPSGRRAQERSVEDRLFVIQKHAATRLHYDFRLELDGTLKSWAVPKGPSLDPSQKRLAVHVEDHPLDYAEFEGTIPSKQYGAGTVLIWDRGTWQPIGDPHDGYRRGVLKFRLDGRKLHGAWALVRMHPRGKSDRKGDENDNWLLIKEKDESAERGSRAEIVERSTESVKSGRQLEEVAESHVPSLKAGDLTGARQAPLPERLSPQLATLVDAMPSGEGWIHEIKYDGYRILCRIRRGKAQLFTRNGNDWTEKLSVQVQAVESLGLTDAWLDGEVVVFTEEGKTDFQALQNAFDANFTGRIAYCLFDIPYVDGYDLRAAPLIERKRLLAALLDPLRPGRGRGSRSRQRHAGQTVLRYSDHITGQGETSFEEACRRGLEGLIAKRADSVYRSGRGRSWLKVKCERRQEFVIGGFTEPAGSRSGFGALLVGYYEQGRLRYAGRVGTGFSMTSLRTLRRRLTSLEQSRPPFADPPTGREAHGIRWVSPELVAEVRFSEWTKDGLLRQPSFQGLRTDKAPRSIGRERSASEDTATSPASPEPNAARAAVRGTTETIRLTHPDRVLYPDVGLTKKDLARYYELVADRILPHLRGRPLTLVRCPRDYQDCFYQKHVNERMPPGIGRVPIEEDGGRAMYMTADSLEALQGLVQMNALELHTWGATRDRLDRPDRLTFDLDPDPSLPWPRVVEAAQLMRELLTELGLACFLKTTGGHGLHVVTPIQRNMDWEDAKGFAKSVADHMAATIPQRFISVMAKRARKGKIFIDYLRNGRGATAIAAYSPRARSGAPVSMPIAWEELHSARLKSDHFTVLNIEERLKDRTRDPWEDYAQSARTVTNAMKARLSRR; encoded by the coding sequence ATGAAACGCGGCAATGTCGCCCGGCAGCTTCAACGCTACCGCCTCAAGCGCGACTTCGTACGGACTCCGGAGCCGAGCGGACGACGGGCTCAGGAACGCTCCGTTGAAGACCGCCTCTTCGTCATTCAAAAACACGCGGCGACACGTTTGCACTATGACTTTCGCCTGGAACTCGACGGAACGCTCAAAAGCTGGGCGGTCCCCAAAGGGCCGAGTCTCGATCCCTCGCAGAAGCGATTGGCCGTCCATGTCGAGGACCATCCGCTCGACTATGCCGAGTTCGAAGGGACCATTCCGTCGAAACAGTACGGAGCCGGCACGGTCCTCATCTGGGATCGTGGGACCTGGCAACCCATCGGAGACCCACACGACGGGTACCGCCGAGGAGTTCTGAAGTTTCGGCTGGACGGGAGGAAATTGCATGGCGCATGGGCGTTGGTGCGCATGCATCCTCGAGGGAAATCCGATCGGAAAGGGGATGAGAATGATAACTGGCTGCTCATCAAGGAAAAAGACGAGAGTGCCGAACGGGGCAGCCGGGCGGAGATCGTCGAACGATCGACCGAAAGCGTCAAGAGCGGCCGGCAACTGGAGGAAGTCGCCGAATCTCACGTCCCATCTTTGAAAGCAGGCGACCTTACCGGCGCTCGACAGGCGCCTCTACCGGAACGACTGTCGCCCCAGTTGGCCACACTCGTCGACGCGATGCCGTCCGGCGAAGGTTGGATTCATGAAATCAAGTACGACGGCTATCGCATCCTCTGCCGGATCCGGCGCGGAAAGGCGCAGCTGTTCACGCGCAACGGCAACGACTGGACCGAGAAGCTTTCAGTTCAGGTACAGGCTGTCGAATCGCTGGGGTTGACCGATGCCTGGCTCGACGGAGAGGTGGTCGTCTTTACCGAAGAGGGCAAGACAGATTTCCAGGCCCTGCAAAATGCCTTCGACGCCAATTTCACCGGCCGGATCGCATACTGCTTGTTCGATATCCCGTACGTGGACGGCTATGACTTGCGGGCGGCGCCGCTCATCGAGCGCAAACGCCTGCTGGCGGCGCTCCTCGATCCATTGCGGCCGGGACGGGGACGCGGCTCCCGCTCACGCCAGCGGCACGCCGGCCAGACAGTCTTGCGCTACAGCGATCACATTACCGGACAGGGCGAAACCTCTTTCGAAGAGGCTTGCCGCCGCGGCCTCGAAGGGCTGATCGCCAAGCGAGCGGATTCCGTCTACCGGTCCGGACGAGGCCGGTCCTGGCTCAAGGTCAAATGCGAACGACGCCAGGAATTCGTCATCGGCGGATTTACGGAGCCGGCCGGGTCCCGGTCCGGGTTCGGCGCATTGCTGGTCGGCTACTACGAGCAGGGACGGCTCCGCTATGCGGGAAGGGTCGGAACCGGATTCTCCATGACGTCCCTGCGTACGCTGCGACGCAGATTGACATCTCTCGAACAGTCGCGGCCGCCTTTCGCCGATCCGCCGACCGGTCGCGAGGCGCACGGGATCCGCTGGGTAAGCCCGGAACTGGTCGCGGAAGTCCGCTTCTCGGAATGGACCAAGGACGGCCTGCTCCGGCAACCCAGTTTTCAAGGGCTTCGAACGGACAAGGCGCCTCGTTCAATCGGGCGGGAACGTTCCGCTTCGGAAGACACGGCGACGTCACCAGCCTCACCCGAGCCGAACGCCGCGCGAGCAGCAGTCCGCGGCACGACCGAAACCATCCGGCTGACCCATCCCGATCGCGTGTTGTATCCCGACGTCGGCCTGACCAAGAAGGACCTGGCTCGCTATTACGAGTTGGTAGCGGATCGGATCCTTCCACACTTGCGCGGACGTCCGTTGACCCTTGTTCGTTGTCCGCGCGATTACCAGGATTGCTTCTATCAGAAACACGTCAACGAACGCATGCCGCCGGGCATCGGTCGTGTTCCGATCGAGGAAGACGGCGGCCGTGCCATGTATATGACGGCGGACTCGCTCGAGGCATTGCAGGGCCTCGTGCAGATGAACGCGCTGGAACTGCACACGTGGGGCGCAACGCGAGACCGGTTGGACCGGCCCGACCGTTTGACCTTTGACCTGGATCCCGATCCTTCATTGCCATGGCCGCGGGTCGTCGAAGCGGCGCAACTGATGAGGGAATTGCTCACCGAACTCGGGCTCGCGTGTTTTCTGAAGACGACGGGCGGACACGGCTTGCACGTCGTCACGCCAATCCAGCGCAACATGGATTGGGAGGACGCGAAAGGTTTCGCAAAATCGGTCGCCGATCACATGGCGGCCACGATTCCGCAACGATTCATATCCGTCATGGCGAAGCGGGCGCGGAAAGGAAAGATCTTCATCGATTACTTGCGCAACGGGCGGGGCGCGACGGCGATCGCCGCCTATTCGCCCAGAGCCAGGTCCGGCGCACCGGTGTCGATGCCGATCGCCTGGGAAGAATTACACTCGGCGAGGCTGAAATCGGATCACTTCACCGTATTGAATATAGAGGAGCGGCTCAAGGATCGGACGCGCGATCCGTGGGAGGACTATGCGCAATCCGCGCGGACGGTGACGAACGCGATGAAAGCCAGACTGTCGCGACGGTGA
- a CDS encoding Crp/Fnr family transcriptional regulator: protein MPTQTDVEMERMDRSMEQDRVEGRNAILGALPEEEWQLVRERCQRVSFHEGKILQPAGAPCEWLFFPTGAALSLMAVTQEGLSIETGLIGQEGMVGLRQLFGYQNQSLECMVQHGGTVCQLSLSWLRRASLPVFHELVLRYAGYRLGELAQTSICNRFHLVRQRLSRWLLTAGDRTGKQELEFTQEMLSAMVGARRPVVTSLIGRMQSEGLIEYRRGCLIIQDRSGLETASCECYAILCDALAEYLRGLPSRQS, encoded by the coding sequence ATGCCTACGCAGACGGATGTGGAAATGGAGCGAATGGACCGAAGTATGGAACAGGATCGGGTGGAAGGCCGCAATGCGATCTTGGGCGCATTGCCGGAGGAGGAATGGCAGTTGGTTCGCGAGCGCTGCCAGCGGGTGTCCTTTCATGAGGGCAAAATTCTGCAGCCGGCCGGCGCCCCGTGCGAGTGGCTGTTCTTTCCCACCGGCGCGGCCCTCTCATTGATGGCGGTGACGCAGGAAGGTCTCTCGATCGAAACCGGGCTGATCGGCCAGGAAGGGATGGTTGGCCTTCGCCAGTTGTTTGGGTATCAAAACCAGTCGCTCGAATGCATGGTTCAGCATGGGGGAACGGTGTGCCAACTCTCGTTGTCATGGCTGCGTCGGGCGTCATTGCCCGTTTTTCATGAGCTGGTCCTGCGCTATGCGGGATATCGGTTGGGAGAACTGGCGCAGACCTCAATCTGCAACAGGTTTCACCTGGTACGGCAGCGGTTGAGCCGGTGGTTGTTGACGGCCGGTGATCGCACCGGCAAACAGGAATTGGAGTTTACACAAGAGATGCTGTCCGCCATGGTCGGTGCCAGGAGGCCGGTCGTCACGTCGTTGATCGGGAGAATGCAGAGCGAAGGGCTGATCGAGTATCGGCGGGGGTGCCTGATCATTCAGGATCGGTCCGGACTGGAAACGGCGTCGTGCGAATGTTACGCCATCTTGTGCGATGCGTTGGCCGAATATCTCCGGGGTTTGCCCAGCCGTCAATCGTAG